The Humulus lupulus chromosome 3, drHumLupu1.1, whole genome shotgun sequence genome window below encodes:
- the LOC133822888 gene encoding uncharacterized protein LOC133822888 — protein MGCKRPFEEMEFEELPFKHSRQLEYGNKPASFSDVVSSYNAHQEHLIAAKDESGSYKFQWPEVHEKDNVVKSSTFIGKDFVTSNTLPLVAESCGEQNNSSAPSRVFAYPPLSPGYFEYDFHQKSFGPLDGVYSSSLDCSPRRQVPIGPNHQASIPVWSGSQNERRVDSTELFESKSCFDVSNAIEEKLMGTCIMPMPDSSSWTKEKSSEVENDRIECGCFDAGSIRCVRQHVRERREIMRKTLGDVAFVNLGFCEMGEEVSCKWSEEEDLVFHEVVYSNPASMRRNFWKHLSAVFPYRSKKELVSYYFNVFMLCKRAAQNRSELLEIDSDDDEWHESNEGLQAVREFEDDKDSAIESLVDQDDQLHRDDDFSEEESEDEDSSDGGDECDGNVEHDRRDEHISEAFMPKSVKLCKFDSVDPMDKISGNFQDDFAFQDDSCMSFECQTNMSDSCGPVDTGSVFEGSDARSENNKCLQSKLDSSPRVVDHMYITEACDAKDWDARYITGPVKSFDLLPWNMIEDVFGEDKENLKNRDDWD, from the exons ATGGGATGCAAGAGGCCATTTGAGGAGATGGAGTTTGAGGAGCTTCCTTTTAAGCATTCAAGACAGCTTGAATATGGCAATAAGCCAGCTTCATTTTCTGATGTTGTTTCTAGCTATAATGCACACCAGGAACATCTTATTGCTG CTAAGGATGAGAGTGGATCATATAAATTTCAGTGGCCTGAAGTACATGAAAAAGACAATGTTGTTAAATCTTCCACTTTCATTGGAAAGGATTTTGTGACAAGTAACACCTTGCCATTGGTGGCTGAAAGTTGTGGCGAACAAAATAACAGTTCTGCTCCTTCTAGGGTATTTGCTTATCCACCTCTGTCTCCAGGTTATTTTGAATATGATTTTCATCAGAAGTCATTTGGTCCTTTGGACGGTGTATATTCTTCGTCTTTGGATTGCTCTCCTAGACGACAAGTTCCTATCGGTCCAAATCATCAAGCTAGCATCCCAGTATGGAGTGGAAGCCAAAATGAAAGAAGAGTAGATTCAACTGAGTTATTCGAGTCCAAGTCTTGCTTTGATGTTTCTAATGCTATTGAGGAAAAGCTGATGGGAACTTGTATCATGCCAATGCCTGACTCAAGTTCATGGACCAAGGAGAAGAGTAGTGAGGTTGAAAATGACAGAATAGAATGTGGCTGCTTTGATGCAGGTTCTATAAGGTGTGTGAGACAGCAtgtcagagaaagaagggaaattATGAGGAAAACTCTTGGAGATGTGGCTTTTGTAAATTTGGGATTCTGTGAAATGGGGGAGGAAGTGTCGTGTAAATGGAGTGAAGAAGAAGATCTTGTTTTTCATGAAGTTGTTTACTCCAATCCTGCATCAATGCGTAGAAACTTTTGGAAACACTTGTCTGCAGTGTTTCCCTATCGAAGTAAAAAGGAACTTGTCAGTTATTATTTCAATGTGTTCATGCTTTGCAAACGAGCTGCCCAGAACCGATCTGAGTTGCTAGAGATTGATAGCGATGATGATGAGTGGCATGAAAGCAATGAAGGTCTCCAAGCAGTTAGAGAATTTGAAGATGACAAAGACTCTGCAATTGAGTCACTTGTTGATCAAGATGATCAATTACATCGTGACGATGATTTTTCTGAAGAAGAGAGCGAAGATGAAGATAGCTCTGATGGTGGTGATGAGTGCGATGGTAATGTTGAACATGATAGAAGAGATGAACATATATCAGAAGCATTCATGCCAAAGTCGGTCAAGCTGTGCAAATTTGACTCTGTCGATCCAATGGATAAGATTTCAGGCAATTTTCAGGATGATTTTGCTTTTCAGGACGATTCATGCATGTCTTTTGAGTGTCAGACAAACATGTCCGACTCTTGTGGTCCAGTTGACACTGGATCTGTTTTTGAGGGAAGTGATGCTCGGAGTGAAAATAACAAATGTCTGCAGAGCAAACTCGATTCATCTCCTCGTGTGGTGGATCATATGTACATAACAGAAGCTTGCGATGCAAAAGATTGGGATGCCAGGTATATAACCGGTCCTGTTAAAAGTTTTGATCTTCTACCATGGAACATGATTGAAGATGTCTTCGGAGAAGACAAGGAGAATCTAAAGAACAGGGATGACTGGGACTAG